Proteins co-encoded in one Taeniopygia guttata chromosome 4, bTaeGut7.mat, whole genome shotgun sequence genomic window:
- the LOC121469885 gene encoding storkhead-box protein 1-like — MPRRAERCLQIAPHSLAIVLDAAAGGRPGGDGAGGAGAGAPAGPAAELGRHRIGYEIFADFKRENMQHFWDRRATAAVAETFFLGWIDEQVLLVQGKEEHLEVLRQGWARRSLKPPSGFHIKCLGRCRRAGPGPAELPRAPAPGTRRGPGAGRKAGPSPPRGFSSQKWVCAKGVSRDGSGGITGMR, encoded by the coding sequence ATGCCGCGCAGGGCGGAGAGGTGCCTGCAGATCGCCCCGCACTCCCTGGCCATCGTCCTGGACGCCGCGGCCGGGGGGCGGCCGGGGGGCGACGGTGCcggcggtgccggggccggagcccctgcggggccggcggcggagCTGGGCCGCCACCGCATCGGCTACGAGATCTTCGCGGACTTCAAGCGGGAGAACATGCAGCACTTCTGGGACCGGCGAGCCACGGCGGCGGTGGCCGAGACCTTCTTCCTGGGCTGGATCGACGAGCAGGTGCTCCTGGTGCAGGGCAAGGAGGAGCACCTGGAGGTGCTGCGGCAGGGCTGGGCGCGCCGCTCCCTCAAGCCCCCCAGCGGCTTCCACATCAAGTGCCTGGGTAGGtgccgccgggccgggccggggcccgCGGAGCTGCCCCGGGCACCCGCCCCAGGTACCCGGCGGGGTCCGGGAGCGGGGCGGAAAGCAGGGCCCTCCCCGCCGCGGGGTTTTAGCTCCCAAAAGTGGGTGTGCGCGAAGGGGGTGAGCCGGGATGGGAGCGGTGGCATTACGGGGATGCGGTAA